Genomic DNA from Fibrobacter succinogenes:
CACTCCGAGTTATTTTGTCCGCATTATCGACGTTGCCGAAAAGATGGGCGTCGACATTTCCAAGCTCAACGTGAAGCGCGGTATCTTCGGTGCAGAACCGTGGAGCGATGGCATGCGCGACTACATCGAAGAAAAGACGGGCATCAAGGCTTACGACATTTACGGTCTTTCTGAAATTGTTGGCCCGGGCGTTGGTTGCGAATGCGAATGCCGCGACGGCATCCACATTTTCGAAGATCACTTCTACCCCGAAATTGTCGATCCGGAAACGCTCGAACCGCTTCCGGACGGCGAAGAAGGCGAACTCGTCATCAGCACGCTCAGCAAGCGCGCTATGCCGATTTTGCGCTACCGCACCCGCGACATCACCGCTATCGAAAAGACCAAGTGCGCCTGCGGCCGTACCATCCGCCGTATCCGCCGCATTGGCCGCCGTAGCGATGACATGATTATCATGCGCGGCGTGAACGTGTTCCCGAGCCAGATCGAAACGGCACTCCTCCGCGCCGAAAAGGCATTGCCGCACTACCAGATTGTTCTCGACACCAAGAACAACATGGACACGCTCGAAGTCAAGGTCGAAGTTTCTCGCGACATGGTGAGCGACTCCATGAGCGATATGGAACAGCTCTCCAAGAAGTTCAAGCACTCCATCGAACAGATTCTTGGCATCTCTGTGATTGTCACGCTCTGCGAACCGGATTCTCTGCCGCGCAGCGAAGGCAAGGCAAAGAGAGTTGTTGACAACAGAAAGAAGATTTAAGAAGAAAGGAGAAAAAAATGAAAATTCCACAGGTTTCCGTTTTTGTTCAGAACCGTCCGGGTCGTCTCCAGGCTGTTTGCCGTTCACTCGCTGACGCAGGCATCAACCTTCTCTCGCTCACGCTCGCCGATTCCGGCGAATTCGGCCTTATCCGCCTGATTGTGAACGACTCCGAAAAAGCTGTTGCTGTGCTCGAAAAGTCCGGCCTCAGCGCCACGATTACCGACGTTGTCGCTTGCCCTGTCGAAGACAGAGTCGGCGGGCTCGCCGATCTTTTGGACGTTCTTGGCGACTTGCAGATTGACTACATGTACGCATACCCGTCCGAATGCAAGGCTGCAACGAACATCATGATTCTTCGCTTTAGCGATACCGAAAAGGCGCTCAAGGTCTTGGAAGCAAAGAACTTCAAGACTCTCAGCACTCAAGAAATGCTCGGATAGTTGAGATTGGCGAGATTCATCGAATCCCGCCAAAGTTACTGGTTCTAATTACTAGTTAAAGAACAGCTAAACGGAACAACCGTTTAGCCGTTTTTTTTATTCAGAAAAAATGCCCGGCAGAGCCGAGCACTTACAACATTCATCTAGCTTATCTAAACACAGCGCTCAACGAGGTCACTTCGCCTGGGTTCACCTTGCGGGTCACATCGGTCACGCCATCGCTCCAGCCCGTGAACACTGCGCCAGATTTTGCCTGAGCCGTAAGCGTTACCGGCACGCCCGTGTAGAACGTCAATCTCATCGAAGACTGATCCAAAGCGAGGCCATCCACAAGAATTGTGCCCGAGCCCTGCGAGGCAAGTGTCATTTCGACAGGCGAGCCCAGCGAGAAGAACGATACCATCTGCTCACGAACCGTAGCCTGGCGCGACTGTGCAAACGACTTAATCGTCTGCAAGTTATTGCTCATCGAAGAAGCGTTGTAGTTCCAGAACTGCTGATCGCGAGTCATTTCGGATTCCACCTGAGACTGCAAATCGTTAATTCGCTTCAAAAGCCTGTCGGCAGAGAAGTTCATCGAAAGGAGCACGCTAAAGCGGTTGATAAACGCATTCTTGAAGTTTGCATTTTCAAGCAAGCGACTGATAAGAATTGTATGTTCCGAAATACCGCCATTTGCTGCAGCCATTTGCGGTTGCTGCCCGCCGAAGCCACCGCCCCAGTTGCCGCCGCCGAAGTCGCCACCCATACCAGGGAAATTCATGCCACCCATGCCCTGTGTACCGCTAGCGTTTGTCACGTAGCTAAACACGTTGCCATTCTGGGTATTGTAAGACACGCCAAAGCCAAAGTCCACATCGTACATGAACCATTTCCACTTGGTCTTCTGGCTTGCAACACGCCATTTCTTCAAGTTGTTATGCGGCCAGTCACTGTTATTCACAAACATTTCCGCCTGCATGTAATTCATGAAGTTGTCAACATCAATCTGGTCTGCAATTTTTTTATAGTTCGCATCAGAGGTCAAATTATTACTTTGTAACCAATCTATCATAGCCTTATAATCAGCGGCAGAACCGGCGGCAGCTTCATTGGTGCCGCTCGACGTGGTCGCGACGAGGTCTATATCGTTCGGGTCATAGCCGTACTTGGTTTCGTAATAATATTCATTGTTACGTTCGCGCAAGTCATGGATACCATAATACTTGCCATTGTAATACACGACAACATAACGGCCGCGCTGATAATCAACGCCGAGACCTTCCGTCATCGAAGTTCCCAAGCGGTCGCGCAAATAATCGTCACCGCTGTTGTTACCGAAGTTTCTGAACGAGAAAGCCTTGAACTTCTTGAGTTCCGGATAATCCGGGAACAAGGTGTATTTCAAGCGTTTGTCGCCATATTCTTCGCGCAAGGTAATTGCAAACGATTTCTTTTCTTTTGCACGGCTATACTGCCCTGTAATCTTGTAATCGCCCTTGATGCCAAACGCAGGCGTTTTCGGCTTACCTGGTTCAAACATTTCGACATACACGGGGAGTTCACGGTTGCTCCAGAAGTTCGCACCCTTTTTCGGGTCCATCATTGCAGCGCCATTACCCGTCATGTAAAGACCGGAATCGGGGCTGAACATCGAAAGCGGATCGGTCGTCACAAAGATTGCAGCGAGCGACGGTTGCTGTTCAAAAACATAAGTACGATTGATTTCTTCACTCGGGTAAGAGCCCGTAGCATAAGTACGGCAACGCAAAACGGTTGTGGCGTTAATCGTCAACGTTGTCTGTACCACCGGAGAATTTGCAGTCGGTTCAGCACCGCCCTGTTCGCAACGCGTGCCCGTTGGGAACGTAGCCGACACCGCAGAAGAATAGAATCCAGAAGGCGGAATATTCACTTCGGCCACTTGCACTTGTTCCGTAAAGACTTCGCCAAGCGTATTGCCATAAGGCGACGGAAGAGCAAAGCCCCACTTGCCAGCGCCATCACGAGACCAAGAAGCATTCGTCGGAACAGCACCAAAACGCACAGAGTCAAGCATTGCATTTTCGGCATTTATAAAGTACAATGCACCGCCATCCTTATCGACCTTGAACGACGCATGCGGTTCGTGTCCGCGATTGCGAGCAATCACCGATGTAATCTGGATAGTCGTTGATTCGCTGCCCTGAGTTTCAGTAGCAAAAGTCATTGCCGTAATTTGATTGCGATTCAAATCCTTTGCATTGTCATCCAAACGAACGTAATACACCGACGACAAATCGCCCGTACCGCGAAGATTCTTGCCAGTCCAATTGCTAATGTTTTCGCCTTCCTTAAAGTTCACGCGAATCTTGTGATTCTTGGTAATGAACCCACGGACCACAATCTGATTAGCCTTGCTTAGTTTCGATGCGTTATTAGACTTGACCACAACGCGGGAATAAGAACCGCCCTGAGCCACCTTCATCACAGCACCGATTTGCTGAGCTCCGCCTTCGCTAAAGCAAAGAGAAGACTTGCCTTGAAGATTTTGAACATTGTTGCCAGTATTTCCACCAGCACCAGGATTACCACCCATGCCGGGCATGCCGCCGCCCCAATCACCGCCCATTCCCGGGAAGTTGAAACCGCCAGCGCTACCGGCTGCAGATTCTGAACT
This window encodes:
- a CDS encoding phenylacetate--CoA ligase family protein; this translates as MRSTAWNDEENKVLPEMALDFMPEEKLRELQLQRLRATVKLAYEKVPLFHERMVEKGVKPEDIKTLKDIVKIPFSMKKDLRDTYPYGLFAVDMSEVVRLHASSGTTGKPIVVGYTKEDMEVWAQVVKRGLLACGFRSTDIVQNFYGYGLFTGGLGIHGGFEALGATVVPISGGNTERQVMLMKDFGVTAVGGTPSYFVRIIDVAEKMGVDISKLNVKRGIFGAEPWSDGMRDYIEEKTGIKAYDIYGLSEIVGPGVGCECECRDGIHIFEDHFYPEIVDPETLEPLPDGEEGELVISTLSKRAMPILRYRTRDITAIEKTKCACGRTIRRIRRIGRRSDDMIIMRGVNVFPSQIETALLRAEKALPHYQIVLDTKNNMDTLEVKVEVSRDMVSDSMSDMEQLSKKFKHSIEQILGISVIVTLCEPDSLPRSEGKAKRVVDNRKKI
- a CDS encoding ACT domain-containing protein, with the translated sequence MKIPQVSVFVQNRPGRLQAVCRSLADAGINLLSLTLADSGEFGLIRLIVNDSEKAVAVLEKSGLSATITDVVACPVEDRVGGLADLLDVLGDLQIDYMYAYPSECKAATNIMILRFSDTEKALKVLEAKNFKTLSTQEMLG
- a CDS encoding CotH kinase family protein, with translation MNHFSKIALCGIGFGLMLSACGDSNDSNLSPMGPDAGEVSSDANSGFGLGLSSSAGVLPGISSSGIPGVSASSSSQMVSTNSSPVIVNSSSSFAIPQSSSVQEVIPQFLGNSPVFFSEISPTNANLKDNDGNDPGWVEFYNSSDAPVSLKGYSLTDDLTNPRRWVFGNVTVPAKSFMVVFLSGKDYADYVLPSDSLNLVGSDCSSESAAGSAGGFNFPGMGGDWGGGMPGMGGNPGAGGNTGNNVQNLQGKSSLCFSEGGAQQIGAVMKVAQGGSYSRVVVKSNNASKLSKANQIVVRGFITKNHKIRVNFKEGENISNWTGKNLRGTGDLSSVYYVRLDDNAKDLNRNQITAMTFATETQGSESTTIQITSVIARNRGHEPHASFKVDKDGGALYFINAENAMLDSVRFGAVPTNASWSRDGAGKWGFALPSPYGNTLGEVFTEQVQVAEVNIPPSGFYSSAVSATFPTGTRCEQGGAEPTANSPVVQTTLTINATTVLRCRTYATGSYPSEEINRTYVFEQQPSLAAIFVTTDPLSMFSPDSGLYMTGNGAAMMDPKKGANFWSNRELPVYVEMFEPGKPKTPAFGIKGDYKITGQYSRAKEKKSFAITLREEYGDKRLKYTLFPDYPELKKFKAFSFRNFGNNSGDDYLRDRLGTSMTEGLGVDYQRGRYVVVYYNGKYYGIHDLRERNNEYYYETKYGYDPNDIDLVATTSSGTNEAAAGSAADYKAMIDWLQSNNLTSDANYKKIADQIDVDNFMNYMQAEMFVNNSDWPHNNLKKWRVASQKTKWKWFMYDVDFGFGVSYNTQNGNVFSYVTNASGTQGMGGMNFPGMGGDFGGGNWGGGFGGQQPQMAAANGGISEHTILISRLLENANFKNAFINRFSVLLSMNFSADRLLKRINDLQSQVESEMTRDQQFWNYNASSMSNNLQTIKSFAQSRQATVREQMVSFFSLGSPVEMTLASQGSGTILVDGLALDQSSMRLTFYTGVPVTLTAQAKSGAVFTGWSDGVTDVTRKVNPGEVTSLSAVFR